The genomic DNA GTTCTGGCGCGCGTCCAGCAGCACCGTTACCGGATCGACGGCAAGAACGTTGGCCCCCATGTCCTTGCCTTCCGCCTCCCCCACCAAAACGATGTCCCACCCCCTCAGAAAGTCGGGAGGACCATCGGGCAGGAAGGTCGGGCAAGCAACCGCCAGACCGGGCCGGACCAGGGTCAGGGCCAAGTCGAGATGAAGCACGTCGGGCCGCAGGCGCACCGGATGGACCCGGAAGGCCGGCCCCAGGAAGCGTTGCAGCCACCGGGCTCCCGCCTCGTTGGACGCGAGGTCGGACAGCCCCACCAGAATATCCGGTCCGGCCTGCAGGATGTCGCCACCTTCCAGGAAAGGGTTGTCCTCGTCCCCGTTGTGGGAAAGGGAAGGCGAAGCGGGCGGGACCGCCACCCAGTGGGCCTCCCCGTGGCGGAAAGCCTCGGAGACGGCGGGGCGGAGAGCGAAACGCTCCTTGCGACGGAATTGCCGTTTGAGACTGAGTTCGAGAACCGTGTCGCCGATCACCACCATGGGATCGCGCACGAACATCAGGCCGCCGCCGTTCTGATTGCCCTCGGCGAAATCGCCTTCTTCCTCGGTCAGGGGGCGGTTGCGACGCACCGCCACCCCCAGATCGGCCAGCAGGCGCACCAAGCCATCCAGTTGCCCGACCAAGCGGGCCTCCAATTCAGGGGCCACATCCGACAAGCGCTTGTGCTGGTTGCGCCGGAAGAAGACTCGTTCGATCGGCGACAGGTAGGCGGTATAGGCCTCGGACCACGTGGGGACTTCGGAGTCCTCACCCCGCCCGACCACCACCTGGGCCAGCCGGTCCCATTCGTTGGTCACCAAAGGCGCGAAAGCCAGCGCCCCGCCCGAAACCAGCATGGCCAGCGGCGACAGGGTGGCCAACCGCAGAAATTCCCGCCGTCCCGTCCTCGCCCCCCAGGCCATGGCTCAGGTGCCGTAGCGTTCGCCGAAGACGAAGGCCTCGGTCTCGTGGAGTTCGTCCTCCAGGGTATGCTCGACGGCGGCATGGAGGTCGCGCATGGAGACCATGCCGACCACGTGGCCGTCATCTTGCGTCACCGGGAGGTGACGGATCCCGCGGACGTGCATCAGTTCCAGGGCGTCGCGGGCCGTGTCGGCGGGCGCCAGGGTGTCGGGATTACGGGTCATGACCTTCGACAGCGGGGTTGCCCTGGCGTCCAGCCCGGCGGCCACCACCCGGCGGGTCATGTCCCGTTCGGTAACGATGCCCAGCAGCTTGCCATCCGCCCCCGTGACCAGAACGGCGGCGATGTTGTGTTCGAGCATGCGCTGGGCCGCCTCGAAGGCGGTAGCGGATTCGGGCAGACTATGGATCACTTGCCCGTCGACGATATCGGGAACGATGCGCGAGTGCATGAGGGCCTCCACCAAGGATACCTTCGTGAGCATTTCGGATGCCGCCATCGAATTTCAAGCCCCATCGTCGCCGGATCGCGGCGGTGTGATGCGCACCAAGGTGATCTGATGGCGTTCGCGCCGCATGATCTCGAAGCGGAAGCCATGGAACAGAAAGACCTGCCCCTGTTCGGGGATGCGCCTGGCTTCGTGCATCACCAGGCCGGCGACGGTGGAAGCCGGCTCGTCGGGAAGACTCCATTCGAACTTGCGGTTCAGGTCGCGGACCGTGACCGTACCGTGGACCGTGTAGCTACCGTCGGCGGCAGGACGAACTCCAGGCACCGCCACGTCATGTTCGTCGGCGATGTCGCCGACGATGTCCTCCAGGATATCCTCCAGGGTCACCAAGCCCAGCAGGCTGCCGTATTCGTCAACCACCATCGCGATATGTTCGCGGCGACGACGGAAGGCCTGAAGCTGGTCGAACAGGGTGGTGGCCTCGGGAACGAACCACGGCTTGGCGGCCAGGGCGTTGATATCCTGGTTGGTGACCATGCCGCCCCGGCTGCGCACCACCCGCAGCAGGTCCTTGGCATGAATCACCCCGACGATTTCGTCCGGCGAGCCGCGATAGAGGGGAATGCGGGTGAACGGGCAAGCCGCCACCTGGTCGACGATCACATCGGGCGGCGCCTCGGCGTCGATGGCCACCATGTCCTTGCGGTGGGTCATCACCTCGCTGACCCAGACGTCGCCCAGGTCGAGCACACTCTTCAACATCGCCTTCTCGTGCTTGATTTCCGGGTGCTCGCCCTGATGCAGCTCGATGGCGCCACGCAATTCCTCTTCCGACTGGACGAAGGCGGCGTCGGCCTGCACGTCGACCCCGAACAG from Magnetospirillum sp. WYHS-4 includes the following:
- a CDS encoding arginine deiminase family protein, whose product is MATLSPLAMLVSGGALAFAPLVTNEWDRLAQVVVGRGEDSEVPTWSEAYTAYLSPIERVFFRRNQHKRLSDVAPELEARLVGQLDGLVRLLADLGVAVRRNRPLTEEEGDFAEGNQNGGGLMFVRDPMVVIGDTVLELSLKRQFRRKERFALRPAVSEAFRHGEAHWVAVPPASPSLSHNGDEDNPFLEGGDILQAGPDILVGLSDLASNEAGARWLQRFLGPAFRVHPVRLRPDVLHLDLALTLVRPGLAVACPTFLPDGPPDFLRGWDIVLVGEAEGKDMGANVLAVDPVTVLLDARQNRLAVDLEERGIRAIPVPFDAPAAFGGGIRCATQPLRRVAA
- a CDS encoding CBS domain-containing protein yields the protein MHSRIVPDIVDGQVIHSLPESATAFEAAQRMLEHNIAAVLVTGADGKLLGIVTERDMTRRVVAAGLDARATPLSKVMTRNPDTLAPADTARDALELMHVRGIRHLPVTQDDGHVVGMVSMRDLHAAVEHTLEDELHETEAFVFGERYGT
- a CDS encoding HlyC/CorC family transporter; this encodes MITTIVIIAVCLILSAFFSAAETALTAASRPLMHHMEKGGDVRATMVNQLCGRRARLISTILFGSNLINIFASALATDALIMAFGDAGIAYATLVMTFLVLIFTDIMPKVYAFRHASRVALVVAPLTRVLVAIFLPFTKAIDAFVRGVFRLFGVDVQADAAFVQSEEELRGAIELHQGEHPEIKHEKAMLKSVLDLGDVWVSEVMTHRKDMVAIDAEAPPDVIVDQVAACPFTRIPLYRGSPDEIVGVIHAKDLLRVVRSRGGMVTNQDINALAAKPWFVPEATTLFDQLQAFRRRREHIAMVVDEYGSLLGLVTLEDILEDIVGDIADEHDVAVPGVRPAADGSYTVHGTVTVRDLNRKFEWSLPDEPASTVAGLVMHEARRIPEQGQVFLFHGFRFEIMRRERHQITLVRITPPRSGDDGA